Proteins from one Rhipicephalus sanguineus isolate Rsan-2018 unplaced genomic scaffold, BIME_Rsan_1.4 Seq1624, whole genome shotgun sequence genomic window:
- the LOC119376593 gene encoding cholinesterase 1-like — protein FGGGGTYAFYGGRQAAALWDAVVVVPAYRVGSFGFLTCSCTRRPATSACSTRRLAIRWVHRYIQHFGGDNQRITLLGQDAGATSIGYHLTRNDTPPIQRAILMSGSPFVPQPDNTGQRALLNGNALADVLGCGSRRSLQDASERRRVVECLRKRSAYATVLAADELATSSDTVVFGPSKNRDFPWKLASAVLSETMLKRVDFLVGVSKDEGTSHVSELMQAFGLSADQTLTPRR, from the exons TTTGGCGGCGGGGGTACGTACGCCTTCTACGGGGGCCGTCAAGCAGCTGCACTATGGGACGCCGTCGTGGTCGTGCCCGCGTACAGGGTGGGCTCCTTCGGTTTCCTCACATGCTCGTGCACGAGGCGCCCGGCAACGTCGGCCTGCTCGACCAGGCGCCTTGCCATCCGATGGGTGCACAG GTACATCCAACATTTCGGTGGCGACAACCAACGCATCACATTGCTGGGCCAGGACGCTGGCGCCACATCCATCGGCTACCACCTGACACGCAACGACACGCCGCCTATACAACGCGCCATACTAATGAGCGGCTCGCCTTTCGTGCCGCAGCCCGACAATACGGGTCAGCGTGCCCTGCTGAACGGCAACGCACTGGCCGACGTGCTCGGCTGCGGCAGCAGGCGAAGCTTGCAGGACGCCTCGGAGCGACGACGGGTCGTGGAGTGCCTCAGGAAGCGCAGCGCATACGCCACGGTGTTGGCCGCCGACGAGTTGGCCACCAGCAGCGACACTGTCGTGTTTGGTCCCAGCAAGAACCGCGACTTTCCGTGGAAGTTAGCGAGCGCCGTCCTCTCCGAGACGATGCTCAAGCGCGTCGACTTCCTAGTGGGCGTCTCCAAGGACGAAGGCACGTCGCACGTATCCGAATTGATGCAGGCGTTCGGCTTATCTGCCGACCAAACCCTGACACCAAGAAGGTAA
- the LOC119376594 gene encoding uncharacterized protein LOC119376594, giving the protein MEDHIPTEELASEYAAAADYEDQAVATLARLQCRIEDINNAQRAVDAGNPASTVHAPTNVGNAHIGPRLPRLEIKPFNGNIREWTAFWEQFEGTVHSNATLSETDKFHYLRNYLRGEAAAAIAGFATTSACYGNAVQLLKDRYGDKRQIEQHHLRALRDIRCVRLASDVQQLRTLYDQVQMNMRGLDALGVPTSSFSAMLYDILLKALPQETSAV; this is encoded by the coding sequence ATGGAAGACCACATTCCAACAGAGGAGCTCGCGTCTGAATACGCCGCAGCAGCAGACTACGAAGACCAAGCGGTAGCGACACTTGCACGTCTACAGTGCCGAATCGAGGACATCAACAACGCGCAGAGAGCCGTCGACGCTGGAAATCCAGCAAGTACCGTCCATGCTCCTACGAATGTCGGCAATGCACATATTGGACCCCGCCTACCTCGACTGGAGATCAAGCCTTTTAACGGAAACATACGGGAGTGGACggctttctgggagcagtttgaAGGCACCGTGCATTCAAATGCGACACTAAGCGAGACGGACAAGTTCCATTACCTTCGGAATTACCTGAGAGGAGAAGCTGCTGCAGCAATCGCTGGATTTGCGACTACAAGCGCATGCTACGGAAATGCAGTTCAGCTACTAAAAGACAGATATGGGGATAAACGGCAAATAGAGCAACATCACCTACGAGCCTTGAGAGACATTCGATGCGTGAGACTGGCGTCTGACGTACAACAGCTGCGCACTCTATACGACCAAGTCCAGATGAACATGCGTGGTCTCGACGCTCTCGGGGTGCCGACAAGCAGCTTTTCTGCGATGCTCTATGACATTCTACTGAAAGCACTGCCGCAAGAGACCAGCGCCGTATAA
- the LOC119376595 gene encoding uncharacterized protein LOC119376595: protein MVSSWSTYRIRLEAYFEGNEITDSAKCRAVLVSSLSDNVVRLLQGRLSTVPVNSRTYEQIVEYLEKQYNPQVNETAASFSFFMRKQQGGEGIREYISDLLRLAKNCNFGDSLNRVLRDRIVCGIRNDDARRCLLTHKKLTVEEAEEFAIASEKALNDVLSPVSVSEWATPVVPVAKKNGDIRLCGDFKLTVNPASHLEQYPLPKVEDIFAALSGGEVFTTLDLRNAYNQLPLDAEARKTTVLNTHRGLYCYNRLAFGIASAPALFQRRMESILLGMPNVQVYLDNIIVAEKRNDTSVLRQVFQRLRENNLKLNKAKCRFREAQVAFLGHRIDADGLHPLQDNLEAVHAAPKPASQLVDSTNNDALLRQVKTWILRGWPKQLGQEQQGFLPYFTRRTTPTQGGQSPAEMMLGFQPRTRLSAQFTEEVDREPMVNTFTAPMQRFPQGAPVWSRQYNQAGQRWLPGTVTSSRGRRLVMVDTTGGMQCRHVEQLRPRHLRTVAKQECSATRPSEQQPSPRDPPSHDQPSAGDNIESTDLSLTPTASELPRRSTRIRRQPDRLGFV from the exons ATGGTGAGCAGCTGGAGCACGTACAGGATACGCCTGGAAGCGTATTTCGAGGGAAATGAAATCACCGACAGTGCAAAGTGCCGTGCTGTTCTGGTGTCTTCGTTGAGCGATAATGTCGTCCGCCTCTTACAAGGTCGCCTTTCAACCGTGCCGGTCAACAGCCGAACCTACGAGCAAATCGTTGAATACCTGGAGAAACAGTACAACCCCCAAGTTAATGAAACAGCAGCAAGTTTCTCGTTCTTCATGCGCAAGCAACAGGGAGGTGAGGGCATTCGGGAATACATCTCCGACCTCCTAAGATTGGCAAAGAATTGCAATTTCGGCGACTCCCTGAATAGGGTGCTGCGAGACCGCATCGTATGCGGCATTCGGAATGACGATGCCCGTCGTTGCCTCCTTACGCACAAGAAGCTAACAGTCGAGGAGGCGGAGGAATTTGCCATAGCATCGGAAAAAGCACTGAACGAC GTGCTTTCGCCGGTAAGTGTTTCGGAATGGGCAACTCCGGTCGTTCCAGTCGCAAAGAAGAACGGCGACATACGGTTGTGCGGCGACTTCAAGTTGACCGTTAACCCAGCATCGCACTTGGAACAATATCCCTTGCCCAAGGTTGAAGACATTTTTGCGGCTCTTTCCGGAGGAGAAGTCTTCACAACGTTGGACTTGCGCAACGCCTACAATCAGCTGCCGCTGGACGCAGAAGCAAGGAAGACAACTGTGCTAAACACACACCGAGGCCTGTATTGCTACAATCGACTAGCATTTGGGATTGCTTCAGCCCCCGCCTTGTTTCAGCGACGCATGGAATCCATACTGCTAGGGATGCCGAACGTCCAAGTGTACCTCGACAACATCATCGTGGCGGAAAAGAGAAACGACACTTCCGTGCTCCGGCAGGTGTTTCAGCGGCTGCGGGAAAACAACCTGAAGCTGAACAAAGCAAAGTGCCGATTCAGAGAAGCGCAAGTGGCGTTCCTAGGGCATCGCATCGATGCGGATGGCCTTCATCCCCTGCAAGACAACCTGGAGGCGGTACACGCAGCGCCGAAGCCAGCATCG CAGTTGGTCGACAGCACGAACAATGACGCTCTTCTGAGGCAAGTGAAGACATGGATTCTGCGCGGCTGGCCTAAACAACTCGGGCAGGAGCAACAGGGCTTCCTGCCGTACTTCACCCG CAGGACAACACCGACTCAAGGCGGCCAATCGCCCGCCGAGATGATGCTCGGTTTTCAGCCAAGGACCCGTCTAAGCGCACAATTTACAGAGGAGGTGGACCGGGAGCCCATGGTGAACACATTCACAGCGCCGATGCAGCGTTTTCCTCAGGGGGCGCCTGTGTGGTCACGCCAGTACAATCAAGCCGGTCAGCGATGGTTACCcggcacggtgacgtcatcaagagGTAGGCGCTTGGTTATGGTGGACACCACCGGAGGAATGCAGTGTCGTCATGTGGAGCAACTGCGGCCACGGCACCTCAGAACGGTGGCAAAGCAGGAGTGCTCCGCGACCCGGCCTTCTGAGCAGCAACCCTCACCACGTGATCCACCCTCACATGACCAACCTTCGGCAGGCGACAACATCGAGTCAACAGACTTATCTCT GACACCGACGGCATCGGAACTTCCCAGGCGTTCTACGCGCATAAGAAGGCAGCCAGACAGACTTGGCTTCGTCTAA